The following are from one region of the Bradyrhizobium septentrionale genome:
- the lpdA gene encoding dihydrolipoyl dehydrogenase — protein sequence MAQQIEVKVPDIGDFKDVAVIEVMVKPGETVAVDTSLIMVESDKASMEIPSSHAGVVKEVRVKVDDKVSEGSTILVLETAGAAAAPAPAPAPASQPAAAPPPVAPTAASYSGKAEIECDVLVLGAGPGGYSAAFRAADLGMKTVLVERYDTLGGVCLNVGCIPSKALLHTASVVDEVKHLPDHGISFGAPQIDLGKLRAFKDGVIKKLTGGLAGMAKARKVEVVTGVGAFLDPHHLEVAVAGGKKTIRFAKAIIAAGSEAVKLPFLPEDPRIVDSTGALELKSIPKRMLVIGGGIIGLEMATVYSTLGVRIDVVEMLDGLMQGADRDLVKVWDKMNTHRFDKVMLKTKTVGGKATEAGIEVSFEGEQAPAGPQLYDLVLVSVGRSPNGKKIGADKAGVAVTDRGFIDVDRQMRTNVAHIFAIGDVVGQPMLAHKAVHEGHVAAEVAHGEKSYFDARQIPSVAYTDPEVAWAGKTEEQCKAEGIKFGKAVFPWAASGRAIANGRDEGFTKLLFDTTTHRVIGGGIVGTHAGDLISEICLAIEMGCEPADIGKTIHPHPTLGESIGMAAEVFEGHCTDLPPQKKK from the coding sequence ATGGCTCAGCAGATCGAAGTCAAGGTCCCCGATATCGGCGACTTCAAGGACGTGGCCGTCATCGAGGTCATGGTGAAGCCCGGCGAGACCGTCGCGGTTGATACCAGCCTCATCATGGTCGAGTCCGACAAGGCGTCGATGGAGATCCCATCCTCGCATGCCGGCGTCGTCAAGGAAGTCAGGGTCAAGGTCGACGACAAGGTGAGCGAAGGGTCGACGATCCTCGTGCTGGAGACCGCGGGCGCCGCGGCTGCGCCGGCACCCGCGCCAGCGCCTGCATCGCAGCCGGCCGCCGCTCCGCCGCCGGTTGCGCCCACTGCGGCGTCCTATTCCGGCAAGGCGGAGATCGAATGCGACGTGCTGGTGCTGGGCGCCGGTCCCGGCGGCTATTCGGCCGCCTTCCGCGCCGCCGATCTCGGCATGAAGACCGTGCTGGTCGAGCGCTACGACACGCTCGGAGGCGTGTGTCTCAACGTCGGCTGTATCCCGAGCAAGGCGCTGCTGCATACGGCGTCCGTCGTCGACGAGGTCAAGCATCTCCCGGACCACGGGATCTCCTTTGGCGCGCCGCAGATCGACCTGGGCAAGCTGCGCGCTTTCAAGGACGGCGTGATCAAGAAGCTGACGGGCGGGCTCGCCGGGATGGCCAAGGCCCGCAAGGTCGAGGTGGTGACCGGCGTCGGTGCCTTCCTCGACCCGCATCATCTGGAGGTCGCCGTGGCGGGCGGCAAGAAAACGATCAGGTTCGCCAAGGCGATCATCGCCGCCGGCAGCGAGGCCGTGAAGCTGCCTTTCCTGCCCGAGGATCCGCGCATCGTCGATTCGACCGGCGCGCTGGAGCTGAAGTCGATCCCGAAGCGCATGCTGGTGATTGGCGGCGGCATCATCGGGCTCGAAATGGCGACGGTCTATTCGACCCTCGGGGTACGCATCGACGTCGTCGAAATGCTCGACGGCCTGATGCAGGGCGCCGACCGTGACCTGGTCAAGGTCTGGGACAAGATGAACACGCATCGCTTCGACAAGGTGATGCTGAAGACCAAGACGGTCGGCGGGAAGGCCACCGAAGCCGGGATCGAGGTCAGCTTCGAAGGCGAGCAAGCCCCCGCGGGACCGCAGCTCTATGACCTCGTCCTGGTGTCGGTCGGTCGCAGCCCGAACGGCAAGAAGATCGGTGCCGACAAGGCCGGTGTCGCGGTCACGGATCGCGGCTTCATCGACGTCGACAGGCAGATGCGCACCAACGTGGCGCACATCTTTGCCATTGGCGACGTCGTGGGGCAGCCGATGCTGGCGCACAAGGCCGTGCATGAAGGTCATGTGGCGGCCGAAGTGGCACACGGCGAGAAGTCGTATTTCGATGCGCGACAGATTCCGTCCGTCGCCTACACCGATCCCGAAGTGGCCTGGGCCGGCAAGACCGAGGAGCAGTGCAAGGCCGAGGGCATCAAGTTCGGCAAGGCGGTCTTTCCTTGGGCGGCGTCCGGCCGGGCCATCGCCAACGGACGCGACGAGGGTTTCACCAAGCTGCTGTTCGACACGACAACCCATCGCGTCATCGGCGGCGGGATCGTCGGCACGCATGCGGGCGATCTGATCAGCGAAATCTGCCTTGCGATCGAGATGGGATGCGAGCCGGCGGATATCGGCAAGACCATTCATCCGCACCCGACGCTCGGCGAGTCCATCGGCATGGCGGCGGAGGTCTTCGAAGGCCACTGCACCGATCTGCCGCCACAGAAGAAGAAATGA
- a CDS encoding dicarboxylate/amino acid:cation symporter, with translation MSATTTATSGTLPVTQKKPFYRILYVQVLAAIVLGVIVGWLWPDLAKNDWIKAMGDGFVKLIKMAIAPIIFCTVVSGIAHISEVKKVGRVAIKSLVYFEVVSTFALALGLIVANVLHPGTGFQGQSNAAAVAGYAKQASEMKSVDFVLHIIPDTVVGAFAQGEILQVLLFAILFGFALMGLGERAHTVRSMIDDVAHAMFGVISIVVKVAPIGAFGAMAYTIGRYGPQALGNLAGLIATFYLTALLFVVVGLGIIARIAGFSIFKFLKYIKDELLIVLGTSSSESALPQLMEKLERLGCSKSVVGLVVPTGYSFNLDGTNIYMTLATLFIAQAMNVELSFGEQMTILIVAMLTSKGASGITGAGFITLAGTLAAVRPELLPGMAIVLGIDKFMSECRALTNLCGNGVACVVVAWWEGELDREKLRAGLDRDIDPSDIEVAVTTG, from the coding sequence ATGTCTGCAACGACCACTGCGACGTCCGGAACGTTGCCTGTCACGCAGAAGAAGCCGTTTTACCGGATTCTGTACGTTCAGGTGCTCGCGGCGATCGTGCTCGGCGTTATTGTCGGCTGGCTCTGGCCTGATCTCGCCAAGAATGACTGGATCAAGGCGATGGGCGACGGCTTCGTCAAGCTCATCAAGATGGCCATTGCGCCGATCATCTTCTGCACGGTCGTCTCCGGCATCGCCCATATTTCCGAAGTGAAGAAAGTGGGCCGCGTCGCGATCAAGTCGCTGGTCTATTTCGAGGTCGTCTCGACCTTTGCGCTGGCGCTGGGCCTGATCGTCGCCAACGTGCTGCATCCGGGAACAGGGTTCCAGGGCCAGTCGAACGCCGCGGCGGTCGCCGGCTATGCCAAGCAGGCGAGCGAGATGAAGTCGGTCGACTTCGTCCTGCACATCATTCCGGACACCGTGGTCGGAGCGTTCGCCCAGGGCGAGATCCTGCAGGTGCTGCTGTTTGCCATCCTGTTCGGCTTCGCGCTGATGGGGCTCGGCGAACGGGCTCACACGGTCCGTTCGATGATCGACGACGTCGCGCATGCGATGTTCGGCGTCATCTCGATCGTCGTCAAGGTCGCGCCGATCGGCGCTTTTGGTGCAATGGCCTACACGATCGGCCGCTATGGGCCCCAGGCGCTCGGCAATCTCGCCGGTCTGATCGCGACCTTCTATCTCACCGCGCTGCTGTTCGTGGTCGTCGGGCTCGGCATCATCGCCCGCATCGCTGGTTTCTCCATCTTCAAGTTCCTCAAATACATCAAGGACGAGCTGCTGATCGTGCTCGGCACGTCATCCTCGGAGAGCGCGCTTCCGCAGTTGATGGAAAAGCTGGAGCGTCTCGGCTGCTCCAAGTCGGTCGTCGGCCTCGTCGTGCCCACCGGCTACTCCTTCAACCTCGACGGCACCAACATCTACATGACCCTGGCGACGCTGTTCATCGCCCAGGCGATGAATGTCGAGCTCAGCTTCGGTGAGCAAATGACGATCCTCATCGTTGCCATGCTGACGTCGAAGGGCGCCTCGGGAATCACCGGCGCCGGCTTCATCACGCTCGCAGGCACGCTCGCGGCTGTCAGGCCTGAGCTGCTTCCCGGCATGGCGATCGTACTCGGCATCGACAAGTTCATGAGCGAGTGTCGGGCACTGACCAATCTGTGCGGCAACGGTGTTGCTTGCGTCGTCGTGGCGTGGTGGGAAGGCGAACTCGACCGCGAGAAGCTGCGTGCCGGGCTCGATCGCGACATTGATCCGAGCGACATCGAAGTTGCCGTAACGACAGGCTAG